One window from the genome of Candidatus Terasakiella magnetica encodes:
- the hisS gene encoding histidine--tRNA ligase, protein MAALKSVKGTYDLLPKDRATHRHVTETARLVCERYGFNEVTTPIFEFSEVFSRTLGETSDVVTKEMFSFETKGGDKITLRPEGTAGICRSFISNGLQQQTPVKHYYYGPMFRYERPQKGRQRQFHQVGIELIGVETPQADVEVIAAGYQFLQELGMADDVVLELNSLGDSESRVAYRDKLVEYFTQFEDKLSEDSKNRLQTNPLRILDSKDEGDKEIVKDAPVLTDSLNESSLEFFNTVKKGLDLLGIPYMENPRLVRGLDYYCHTAFEFTTTTLGAQGTVLAGGRYDNLIKMMGGPQVPGVGWASGVERLALMAGEDSVELPRPICIIPISAAQQDEALKVAHLLRSNGYIVDQGYSGNMKKRLNRANKANAVAALLLGEDELARGAVTVRDLESGEQNEVSLDGLVEHLAKFKA, encoded by the coding sequence ATGGCTGCCTTAAAATCCGTTAAAGGAACATACGACCTCCTGCCAAAAGACCGTGCAACGCACCGTCATGTGACAGAAACGGCCCGTCTGGTGTGTGAGCGTTATGGCTTTAATGAAGTCACCACCCCGATCTTTGAATTTTCAGAAGTGTTTTCGCGCACCCTTGGGGAAACATCTGATGTGGTGACCAAAGAGATGTTTTCTTTTGAGACAAAGGGTGGCGATAAAATCACCCTGCGCCCAGAAGGCACCGCGGGTATCTGTCGCTCTTTCATCTCAAACGGATTGCAGCAACAAACACCGGTTAAACATTATTACTACGGCCCGATGTTTCGTTATGAGCGTCCGCAAAAAGGGCGCCAACGCCAGTTCCACCAAGTAGGGATTGAGCTCATTGGTGTGGAAACACCTCAAGCTGATGTTGAGGTAATTGCTGCGGGCTATCAGTTCTTGCAAGAACTCGGCATGGCAGATGATGTGGTGCTGGAACTCAACAGCCTTGGCGATAGTGAAAGCCGTGTGGCCTATCGCGATAAGCTGGTGGAATATTTCACACAGTTTGAAGATAAGCTCTCAGAAGATAGCAAGAACCGCTTACAAACCAATCCACTGCGCATCCTTGATTCAAAAGATGAGGGTGATAAGGAAATTGTAAAAGACGCCCCTGTTTTAACCGACAGCTTAAATGAAAGCTCACTTGAGTTTTTCAATACGGTTAAAAAAGGCCTCGATCTGTTGGGTATTCCCTATATGGAAAATCCACGTCTGGTGCGCGGGCTAGATTATTATTGCCATACAGCCTTTGAATTCACCACGACCACATTGGGGGCGCAAGGCACTGTCTTGGCAGGTGGGCGTTATGATAACCTGATTAAGATGATGGGTGGACCACAGGTTCCCGGCGTGGGCTGGGCCTCAGGTGTGGAACGTCTGGCTTTGATGGCGGGTGAAGATAGTGTGGAATTGCCACGCCCCATCTGCATCATCCCAATTTCAGCGGCCCAACAAGATGAGGCGTTAAAAGTGGCCCATCTTCTGCGCAGCAATGGTTATATTGTGGATCAGGGGTATTCCGGCAATATGAAAAAACGCCTTAACCGTGCCAATAAAGCCAATGCAGTTGCCGCTCTTTTATTGGGTGAAGATGAGCTTGCGCGTGGTGCGGTTACGGTGCGTGATTTGGAAAGTGGCGAACAAAATGAAGTATCGCTGGACGGCTTGGTCGAACATCTGGCAAAGTTCAAGGCTTAA
- the ispG gene encoding flavodoxin-dependent (E)-4-hydroxy-3-methylbut-2-enyl-diphosphate synthase, with the protein MSVRPYRDITRRKSRQIRVGDVLVGGDAPITVQSMTNTLTTDVDATVAQVLAMEEAGADIVRISVPDEASSAALKDIIKQVNVPIVADIHFHYKRGIEAAEAGAACLRINPGNIGSAARVREVVSAAKDHGCSMRIGVNAGSLEKDLLEKYGEPCPEAMVESALNHARILEDNDFYEFKISVKASDAFLGVAAYQGLAEACDYPLHLGITEAGGLQAGTVLSSIGIGNLLWAGIGDTLRVSLSADPVEEVKVGYHILKSLGLRTRGVKVVSCPSCARQGFDVVKTVAAVEERLQHIRTPISLSIIGCVVNGPGEAKETDIGLTGGGSDNHKVYVGGVPDHNTSSEEMIDHIVKLVQDKADAIEAEKENS; encoded by the coding sequence ATGTCTGTGCGCCCTTACAGAGATATCACTCGCCGCAAATCCCGCCAAATCCGTGTGGGTGACGTCTTAGTCGGCGGGGATGCCCCCATCACGGTTCAATCCATGACCAACACATTGACCACTGATGTGGATGCAACGGTGGCGCAAGTCTTGGCAATGGAAGAAGCTGGCGCTGATATCGTGCGCATTTCAGTGCCTGATGAAGCCTCATCAGCCGCACTTAAAGATATCATCAAACAGGTCAATGTCCCCATCGTTGCCGATATCCATTTCCATTATAAGCGCGGTATTGAAGCGGCTGAAGCCGGGGCTGCGTGCCTGCGCATTAATCCGGGTAATATTGGTTCTGCCGCACGTGTGCGTGAAGTCGTCAGTGCGGCAAAAGATCATGGTTGTTCCATGCGCATTGGCGTTAATGCCGGGTCATTAGAAAAAGACCTTCTGGAAAAATATGGTGAGCCTTGCCCTGAAGCCATGGTGGAAAGTGCCCTAAACCATGCCCGTATTTTAGAAGATAACGATTTTTATGAATTTAAGATCAGTGTAAAAGCATCAGATGCCTTTTTAGGGGTCGCTGCCTATCAGGGCTTGGCTGAGGCCTGCGATTATCCACTACATTTAGGCATTACCGAGGCCGGTGGCCTTCAGGCAGGCACGGTTTTATCTTCCATCGGGATTGGTAATCTTTTATGGGCGGGCATTGGCGATACCTTGCGTGTCTCGCTTTCAGCTGATCCGGTGGAAGAAGTCAAAGTCGGTTATCACATTTTAAAATCATTGGGTCTTCGCACCCGTGGGGTCAAAGTCGTATCTTGCCCATCTTGTGCGCGCCAAGGCTTTGATGTGGTGAAAACGGTTGCGGCTGTTGAAGAACGTTTGCAACATATCCGCACACCGATCTCGCTTTCCATCATCGGCTGTGTGGTAAACGGGCCGGGTGAGGCCAAGGAAACCGATATTGGCCTAACAGGTGGTGGCAGTGATAACCACAAAGTATATGTAGGTGGCGTGCCCGATCACAACACCAGCTCAGAAGAAATGATTGACCATATTGTGAAGCTTGTCCAAGACAAAGCCGATGCAATCGAAGCAGAGAAAGAGAATTCATAA
- a CDS encoding DUF4115 domain-containing protein: MFPSPVTEQSVPGGAVIMIGLVVLLAAYGGWYFLSSQDRSMAELVPDLPAKFAEMVDKVKNTKKEPEAEAVKTEDEAQEASSDKAEEKVEAVSQADTQDMAKKAMEAVEKAEAKAKAEAPVDVKPVKTVKIEKKVEKKVEEKVKEVTKKVEKPVEEKKEKAVEKVKAVVQEKKQDVKVEAKEKVEEAVVAAVTEQAAEETAVETTEAEAEPEPAKPQPMTEKVLLKAVDYSWIQVTNDQGTVLHTQVLNEGEEYQIPQTQGLILRTGNAGGLEIFVDGEKAPSIGEAGEVRRKVLMSPEKLMAGKAVES, translated from the coding sequence ATGTTCCCTTCTCCTGTGACGGAACAAAGCGTTCCCGGTGGGGCGGTGATTATGATCGGTCTGGTGGTTTTACTTGCTGCTTATGGCGGTTGGTATTTCCTCTCCTCACAAGATCGTTCCATGGCAGAATTGGTACCTGACCTACCTGCAAAATTTGCAGAAATGGTCGATAAGGTTAAAAACACTAAAAAAGAACCTGAGGCAGAAGCTGTTAAGACTGAAGACGAAGCCCAAGAGGCATCTTCAGACAAGGCAGAAGAAAAGGTTGAAGCTGTAAGCCAAGCCGATACTCAGGACATGGCGAAAAAAGCCATGGAAGCTGTGGAAAAAGCCGAAGCCAAGGCCAAGGCTGAAGCCCCAGTGGACGTGAAACCTGTTAAGACCGTCAAGATTGAAAAGAAGGTCGAGAAAAAGGTTGAAGAAAAAGTCAAAGAAGTGACTAAGAAGGTTGAAAAGCCTGTTGAAGAAAAGAAAGAAAAAGCGGTTGAGAAAGTTAAAGCCGTTGTCCAAGAGAAAAAACAAGACGTTAAAGTAGAAGCCAAAGAAAAAGTTGAAGAAGCTGTTGTTGCAGCAGTTACTGAGCAAGCCGCAGAAGAAACAGCGGTTGAAACAACTGAAGCTGAAGCAGAGCCAGAACCAGCTAAACCACAACCCATGACAGAAAAAGTTCTGCTCAAGGCGGTTGATTATTCATGGATCCAAGTCACCAACGATCAAGGCACGGTGTTGCATACACAAGTCTTGAATGAAGGTGAGGAGTATCAAATTCCACAGACCCAAGGTTTGATCCTGCGCACAGGCAATGCGGGCGGTCTGGAAATCTTTGTGGATGGGGAAAAAGCCCCCTCGATTGGTGAAGCTGGTGAAGTGCGTCGCAAAGTACTTATGAGCCCAGAAAAACTCATGGCGGGTAAAGCTGTCGAAAGCTAA
- the ptsP gene encoding phosphoenolpyruvate--protein phosphotransferase, protein MIPGRTHAAPMGILSRLRSVMQADATAETRLQLVTNIVATDLVAEVCSIYIMRAGEVLELFATKGLKTDAVHLTRLRVGEGIVGTIAASARPLNLSEAQSHPEFAYRPETGEELYHSMMGVPIVRASRVLGVMVIQNKTKRHYTDEEVETLQTVAMIISELVGGGELVNKEETLPTDGIAMLPLRLEGNTLNVGLGMGEAVLHEPRVVITQFVAEDPEAELERLRQALSEMHGALDDMLQSSESLDDEHRDILETYRMFAEDAGWLGRIREAIKSGLTAEAAVQKVHDDTEARMAQVQDPYLRERVNDLQDLANRLLQHLVGVEKIAPDDIPEHAVLIGTNMGPAELLDYDRTRLRALVLEEGSATSHVAIIARALDIPVIGQVKKALARIEAGDPIVVDGNNNQVFIRPGDDVLSAFKQNVKAREKQKAVYASLRDKPAVTKDGVEISLNVNAGLLVDLEHLKEVGADGVGLYRTEIPFMARSDIPGVESQVALYRKIMDEADGKPVVFRTLDAGGDKVLPYWDNHGEENPAMGWRAIRVTLDRPYLLRQQLRSLIRACGGRELNVMFPMVAEVSEFMQAKRLLDMEIERESIKGHRLPSRVNVGVMLEVPSLLFQMDCLLDQIDFLSVGSNDLFQFLFASDRGNPRISSRYDTLSPAVLNALSSVVKRCHEEDVVLSLCGEMGGRPLDAMALVGIGFRKLSMTASAVGPVKMMIRSLTLSALEDFMKLQVSKPKRSLRAILRQYAKDRDISV, encoded by the coding sequence ATGATTCCCGGACGTACACATGCCGCCCCTATGGGGATTTTATCGCGCCTGCGCTCTGTTATGCAGGCAGATGCGACGGCGGAAACACGTCTGCAATTGGTGACCAACATTGTCGCAACCGATCTGGTTGCCGAAGTTTGTTCCATCTATATTATGCGCGCAGGTGAAGTGCTTGAGCTCTTTGCCACCAAGGGTCTAAAGACCGATGCGGTTCACTTAACCCGCCTGCGTGTGGGTGAGGGTATTGTCGGTACCATTGCGGCTTCGGCGCGCCCGCTTAATTTATCAGAAGCCCAAAGCCATCCGGAATTTGCCTATCGTCCAGAAACGGGCGAGGAGCTTTATCACTCCATGATGGGGGTGCCGATTGTGCGTGCCTCGCGCGTTCTTGGCGTGATGGTGATCCAGAATAAGACCAAACGTCATTATACCGACGAAGAGGTCGAAACCCTGCAAACCGTTGCCATGATCATTAGCGAGCTGGTGGGCGGTGGTGAGCTGGTCAATAAAGAAGAGACGCTGCCCACAGACGGCATCGCGATGTTGCCGCTGCGTTTAGAAGGCAACACGCTGAATGTCGGTTTGGGCATGGGTGAGGCGGTTTTACATGAACCGCGCGTGGTGATTACCCAGTTTGTGGCTGAAGACCCTGAGGCTGAACTGGAACGTCTTCGCCAAGCCCTAAGCGAAATGCATGGTGCGCTTGACGATATGTTGCAGTCTTCAGAAAGTCTGGATGATGAGCATCGCGATATTTTGGAAACCTACCGTATGTTTGCAGAAGATGCAGGCTGGTTGGGGCGCATTCGCGAAGCCATTAAGTCTGGTCTGACGGCTGAAGCAGCTGTTCAAAAAGTCCATGATGATACCGAAGCGCGCATGGCGCAGGTGCAAGACCCTTATTTGCGCGAACGGGTCAATGACTTACAAGACCTTGCCAACCGATTGTTGCAACATCTGGTCGGTGTGGAAAAAATTGCGCCCGATGATATCCCTGAACATGCGGTTTTGATCGGCACCAACATGGGCCCGGCAGAATTGCTGGATTATGATCGCACCCGCCTGCGCGCCCTTGTTTTGGAAGAAGGTTCTGCCACCTCACATGTGGCGATTATTGCGCGCGCGCTTGATATTCCGGTAATCGGGCAAGTTAAAAAAGCATTGGCACGCATTGAAGCGGGCGACCCGATTGTTGTGGATGGCAATAACAATCAGGTCTTTATTCGCCCGGGCGATGATGTTCTTTCTGCCTTTAAGCAAAATGTAAAAGCGCGCGAGAAGCAAAAAGCGGTTTATGCCTCATTGCGCGATAAGCCAGCGGTGACAAAAGACGGTGTTGAAATTTCACTGAATGTGAATGCAGGCCTGTTGGTTGATCTGGAACATCTTAAAGAAGTCGGCGCTGATGGCGTGGGACTGTACCGTACAGAAATTCCATTTATGGCGCGCTCTGACATCCCCGGTGTTGAATCTCAAGTAGCGCTTTATCGCAAGATCATGGATGAGGCCGATGGTAAGCCCGTTGTCTTTAGAACGCTGGATGCTGGTGGGGATAAGGTGCTGCCTTATTGGGATAATCACGGGGAAGAAAACCCGGCTATGGGCTGGCGCGCTATTCGCGTAACCCTTGATCGTCCCTATTTGTTGCGCCAACAATTGCGCAGCTTGATCCGCGCTTGTGGGGGGCGTGAGCTAAATGTCATGTTCCCCATGGTGGCAGAAGTTTCTGAATTTATGCAGGCCAAACGTCTGTTGGATATGGAGATTGAGCGCGAAAGCATTAAAGGCCATCGTTTGCCCTCACGGGTTAATGTCGGGGTGATGTTGGAAGTGCCGTCTTTGCTTTTCCAGATGGATTGTTTGCTTGATCAGATCGATTTCCTATCGGTGGGATCAAACGACCTTTTCCAATTCCTGTTTGCATCCGATCGGGGAAATCCACGGATTTCATCGCGCTATGATACGCTTTCACCCGCTGTGTTAAATGCCTTATCTTCTGTGGTAAAAAGATGTCATGAAGAAGATGTGGTCCTAAGCCTTTGTGGCGAGATGGGCGGGCGCCCACTTGATGCCATGGCCTTGGTGGGGATTGGTTTTAGAAAATTATCCATGACGGCTTCTGCTGTTGGTCCGGTCAAGATGATGATCCGGTCCTTAACGCTTTCGGCGTTGGAAGACTTCATGAAACTACAAGTCAGTAAGCCGAAAAGAAGCTTACGTGCGATCTTGCGTCAATACGCAAAAGATCGCGATATATCAGTGTAA
- a CDS encoding NAD(P)H-dependent flavin oxidoreductase: MMSEAAKQNLDKLWQRGKDFLGCEYAILGGAMSWISERNLVSALSNAGGFGVIAGGSMGPDLLSEEIAATKALTDKPFGVNLITMHPQLDELIDVCKEHAVSHVVLAGGLPSAASIKQAKDFGAKVICFSPALVLAKRLIRNGADALVIEGAEAGGHIGPVVTSVLAQEILPVIKDVPIFVAGGIGRGEAMLSYLEMGAAGVQMGTRFVCAEECIAHENFKKAFIRAGAKDAMTTVQIDPNFPVIPVRALNNKGTEEFMKTQRAVIEKFNNGDVEKLDGQLEIEHFWAGALKKAAIDGDVEFGSVMAGQSVGMVKKEQPISEILEELVDQACAVLETR, translated from the coding sequence ATGATGAGTGAAGCTGCCAAGCAAAATTTGGATAAACTATGGCAACGCGGAAAAGATTTTCTGGGTTGTGAGTATGCCATTCTCGGTGGGGCGATGTCGTGGATTTCTGAGCGAAATCTTGTCTCTGCCCTATCTAATGCTGGCGGCTTCGGCGTCATTGCCGGTGGCTCGATGGGACCAGACCTTCTGTCTGAAGAAATCGCTGCCACCAAAGCCCTCACGGACAAGCCTTTTGGTGTGAACCTGATCACCATGCATCCACAGCTGGATGAGTTGATTGATGTTTGTAAAGAACATGCGGTCTCCCACGTGGTGTTGGCGGGTGGCTTGCCAAGTGCAGCCTCTATTAAACAAGCTAAAGATTTTGGTGCAAAGGTTATTTGTTTTTCACCTGCATTGGTGTTGGCAAAACGCCTGATCCGCAACGGTGCAGATGCGCTGGTGATTGAAGGCGCAGAAGCCGGCGGTCATATTGGCCCGGTTGTCACTTCCGTTCTTGCCCAAGAAATCTTGCCCGTTATTAAAGACGTGCCGATTTTTGTAGCAGGCGGGATTGGTCGCGGCGAAGCCATGTTGTCCTATCTTGAAATGGGCGCTGCTGGTGTTCAAATGGGTACGCGTTTTGTTTGCGCTGAAGAATGTATCGCTCATGAAAACTTCAAGAAAGCGTTCATTCGCGCTGGTGCCAAAGATGCCATGACCACCGTGCAGATCGATCCGAACTTCCCGGTTATTCCGGTGCGTGCCTTAAATAATAAAGGCACAGAAGAGTTTATGAAGACCCAACGTGCTGTGATTGAAAAGTTCAACAATGGTGATGTTGAGAAACTTGACGGTCAGCTTGAAATTGAACATTTCTGGGCGGGTGCTTTGAAAAAAGCTGCCATTGACGGCGATGTTGAATTTGGCTCTGTTATGGCCGGGCAATCAGTTGGTATGGTGAAGAAAGAACAACCTATTTCAGAAATTTTAGAGGAGCTGGTTGATCAGGCCTGCGCTGTTTTAGAAACACGCTAA
- a CDS encoding aspartate kinase, whose translation MARIVMKFGGTSVADLDRIRNVAQRVKNEVDAGNEVAVVVSAMSGVTNQLVGYCEDASPMYDAREYDVVVSSGEQVTSGLLSIVLQSMGVAARSWQGWQIPIRTDSVHAKARIEDIGTEELDKRFKSGEVVVVPGFQGVGSDNRVTTLGRGGSDTSAVALAAATKADRCDIYTDVDGVYTTDPRIVAKARKLDKITYEEMLELASLGAKVLQTRSVEMAMKHDVRLQVLTSFEEKPGTLVCGEDEIVEQELVSGIAYSRDEAKITLIGVADRPGVSAGLFGPLADTSINVDMIVQNVSEDGQKTDVTFTVPRGDLQRAIQLLEEKQEEVGYERLVSDSDVVKISVVGVGMRTHAGVAATMFKALAEKGINIQVITTSEIKVSVLIAEEYLELAIRALHSAYGLDADEE comes from the coding sequence ATGGCTCGGATCGTAATGAAATTTGGCGGCACTTCAGTTGCCGACCTCGACCGGATCAGGAATGTAGCCCAACGTGTGAAGAACGAAGTGGATGCAGGTAACGAAGTTGCGGTTGTCGTCTCGGCTATGTCCGGTGTGACAAACCAGCTTGTCGGTTATTGTGAAGATGCTTCACCTATGTATGATGCCCGCGAATATGACGTGGTTGTTTCATCGGGTGAGCAGGTAACTTCCGGTCTGCTGTCTATTGTTCTTCAGTCTATGGGTGTCGCAGCTCGCTCTTGGCAGGGCTGGCAAATTCCGATCCGTACCGATAGCGTACATGCAAAAGCGCGTATCGAAGATATTGGTACCGAAGAACTCGATAAACGCTTTAAAAGCGGTGAAGTCGTTGTTGTTCCGGGTTTCCAAGGTGTCGGTTCTGATAACCGTGTGACCACATTGGGCCGCGGTGGCTCCGATACATCTGCTGTGGCGCTGGCGGCTGCAACCAAGGCGGACCGTTGTGATATTTACACCGATGTTGATGGTGTCTACACAACAGACCCACGCATTGTGGCAAAAGCACGCAAGCTTGATAAAATCACCTATGAAGAGATGCTTGAACTGGCCTCGCTTGGTGCCAAGGTTTTGCAGACCCGTTCTGTAGAAATGGCGATGAAGCATGATGTGCGCCTGCAAGTATTGACCAGTTTTGAAGAAAAACCCGGAACCTTGGTTTGCGGGGAGGATGAAATCGTGGAACAAGAACTCGTAAGCGGCATTGCGTATTCACGTGATGAAGCAAAAATCACTCTGATCGGTGTGGCCGATCGTCCTGGTGTTTCTGCTGGCCTGTTTGGCCCATTGGCGGACACTTCCATCAATGTGGACATGATCGTTCAGAACGTTTCTGAAGATGGTCAAAAAACAGATGTGACCTTCACGGTGCCACGTGGTGATCTGCAACGTGCCATCCAGTTGTTGGAAGAAAAGCAAGAAGAAGTCGGCTATGAACGTCTGGTTTCTGACAGCGACGTTGTGAAAATCTCTGTTGTGGGTGTGGGTATGCGCACGCACGCAGGTGTGGCTGCAACCATGTTTAAAGCATTGGCTGAAAAAGGCATCAACATTCAAGTGATCACAACATCTGAAATCAAGGTCTCTGTGTTGATCGCAGAAGAATATCTTGAATTGGCAATCCGTGCATTGCACTCTGCCTATGGCCTTGATGCTGACGAAGAATAA
- the ubiG gene encoding bifunctional 2-polyprenyl-6-hydroxyphenol methylase/3-demethylubiquinol 3-O-methyltransferase UbiG — MSSTTVNPEEVAWFTAIADEWWDPNGKFRPLHKFNPTRLTFIRERLCAHFGLDETAEQPLKGLKILDIGCGGGLISEPLCRMGAQMTSIDAGDKNIKTAMVHAEAGGLDIDYRCVFPEDLAAQNVQYDAVLNMEVIEHVADIDAFLDASCALVKPGGAMIGATLNRTIKSFAMAKVGAEYILGWLPRGTHDFSQFVKPSEFADGLRKNGLEVKLMNGMTFNPFRDSWSLTNDLSVNYLLFATKQT; from the coding sequence ATGTCTTCAACCACTGTTAACCCTGAAGAAGTCGCATGGTTTACGGCAATTGCCGATGAGTGGTGGGACCCAAATGGCAAATTTCGCCCGCTTCACAAATTCAACCCCACCCGCCTAACCTTCATTCGTGAACGTTTATGTGCACATTTTGGGCTGGATGAAACAGCTGAACAACCGCTTAAGGGTTTGAAAATACTTGATATCGGCTGTGGCGGCGGATTGATTTCAGAACCGCTATGCCGCATGGGGGCCCAAATGACCAGCATTGATGCGGGTGATAAAAACATCAAAACCGCCATGGTCCATGCCGAGGCTGGTGGCCTTGACATTGATTATCGCTGTGTCTTTCCTGAAGATTTGGCAGCGCAAAATGTGCAGTATGATGCGGTGCTGAATATGGAAGTGATTGAGCATGTCGCCGATATTGATGCCTTTTTGGATGCATCATGCGCTTTGGTCAAACCCGGTGGCGCCATGATTGGTGCAACCCTAAACCGCACGATCAAGTCTTTTGCCATGGCAAAAGTTGGGGCTGAATATATCTTGGGCTGGTTGCCCCGTGGCACCCATGACTTTTCCCAATTTGTAAAACCATCAGAATTTGCCGATGGCTTGCGCAAAAACGGACTTGAGGTCAAACTTATGAACGGCATGACCTTTAATCCGTTTCGCGACAGCTGGTCCCTAACCAATGACCTGAGCGTCAACTATCTGTTATTTGCGACTAAACAGACTTAA
- a CDS encoding PHB depolymerase family esterase, with amino-acid sequence MFKFVLSLALSAVISTAHAAGPTPKIDAEKISVSGVSSGAFMAQQLHVAYSDIFSGMGSVAGGPFFCAQNMKPGDIATIKQQCMMGIGADLTGTTYIDKAKQLSKDGKIAPISNLKNDKVFIFNSQGDQVINPLLGNTSRIFYKEFVDKASKNVKAWASIPSYGPFYPIAHGMPTTKSMFDKYENLGDAAFPCAPSNSQQYSWFPNQLVRGNDPWMYHCNYGMIPGYNLGKDILWHIYGEMKTSKKFKAANLYSFKQQPYVSDLSSNKALNEHGIGSTGYAYVPSACQSGEKDCKMHVALHGCQQFPEWKFKGKIGSSNSGKEITFGDLFYKNIYNDLTESNDIVMLYPQAHNIGTKEADINPYGCWAFWAMFDNETDTYYTREGREMKMIANMVKAFQDKSIKLVK; translated from the coding sequence ATGTTTAAATTTGTTCTATCGCTGGCTTTGTCAGCGGTAATTTCCACAGCACATGCTGCGGGACCGACACCCAAAATTGATGCCGAAAAAATCTCGGTTTCTGGTGTGTCTTCTGGTGCGTTTATGGCGCAACAGCTTCACGTGGCCTATTCCGATATTTTCTCGGGCATGGGCTCTGTTGCAGGCGGGCCGTTTTTCTGTGCACAAAATATGAAGCCGGGCGATATCGCCACCATTAAACAGCAATGTATGATGGGTATTGGCGCAGACCTAACGGGCACGACCTATATTGATAAGGCAAAACAACTATCTAAAGACGGTAAAATCGCCCCAATCAGCAACCTGAAAAATGATAAAGTCTTTATCTTTAACTCACAAGGCGATCAGGTCATCAACCCACTTTTGGGCAATACATCCCGCATCTTCTATAAAGAGTTTGTGGATAAAGCGAGCAAGAATGTAAAAGCTTGGGCGAGCATTCCCTCTTATGGTCCGTTCTACCCCATTGCCCATGGTATGCCCACAACCAAATCCATGTTTGATAAATATGAGAACCTTGGCGATGCAGCCTTTCCATGTGCACCAAGCAACTCGCAGCAATATTCATGGTTTCCAAACCAGTTGGTCCGCGGCAATGACCCATGGATGTATCACTGTAACTACGGCATGATCCCGGGTTACAACCTTGGTAAAGACATCCTGTGGCATATCTATGGGGAAATGAAGACCTCAAAGAAATTTAAGGCCGCAAACCTCTATAGCTTTAAACAGCAGCCTTATGTGTCTGACCTGTCTTCTAATAAAGCGCTTAATGAACATGGTATTGGCTCAACAGGCTATGCTTATGTGCCATCAGCTTGTCAGTCAGGTGAAAAAGATTGCAAAATGCATGTGGCCTTACATGGTTGCCAGCAGTTCCCTGAATGGAAGTTTAAAGGCAAGATTGGCTCGAGCAATTCCGGTAAAGAAATCACCTTTGGGGACCTGTTCTATAAAAACATCTACAATGACCTTACTGAATCAAATGACATTGTGATGCTTTATCCCCAAGCTCATAACATCGGCACCAAAGAAGCCGACATAAACCCTTATGGCTGCTGGGCATTCTGGGCAATGTTTGATAATGAAACAGACACCTATTACACCCGTGAAGGCCGTGAGATGAAAATGATCGCTAATATGGTCAAGGCATTCCAAGACAAGTCTATCAAGCTTGTAAAATAA